From a single Pseudomonas serboccidentalis genomic region:
- the rpsH gene encoding 30S ribosomal protein S8 — MSMQDPLADMLTRIRNAQMAEKSVVSMPSSTLKVAVAKVLKDEGYIADFQITTDAKPSLSISLKYFEGRPVIEEVKRVSRPGLRQYKSVEDLPKVRGGLGVSIVSTNKGVMTDRAARAAGVGGEVLCTVF, encoded by the coding sequence ATGAGTATGCAGGACCCGTTAGCGGACATGCTAACTCGAATCCGTAATGCCCAGATGGCTGAAAAGTCTGTCGTAAGCATGCCGTCTTCCACGCTGAAGGTGGCTGTAGCAAAAGTCCTGAAGGACGAAGGTTACATCGCGGATTTTCAGATCACCACCGACGCTAAGCCGTCGTTGTCCATCTCGCTGAAGTACTTCGAAGGCCGTCCGGTCATCGAGGAAGTGAAGCGCGTTAGTCGTCCAGGCCTGCGTCAGTACAAGTCCGTTGAAGATCTGCCGAAAGTTCGTGGCGGTCTCGGCGTGTCTATCGTCTCCACCAACAAAGGTGTGATGACGGATCGTGCTGCGCGCGCTGCCGGTGTCGGCGGCGAAGTTCTTTGCACTGTGTTCTAA
- the rpsN gene encoding 30S ribosomal protein S14, giving the protein MAKKSMKNRELKRQLTVAKYATKRAALKAIIVDLNASPEARWEATVALQKQPRDASASRMRNRCRLTGRPHGVYRKFGLGRNKLREAAMRGDVPGLVKASW; this is encoded by the coding sequence ATGGCCAAGAAGAGCATGAAAAACCGTGAGCTGAAGCGTCAGCTCACTGTTGCCAAGTACGCCACCAAGCGTGCAGCGCTGAAAGCTATCATCGTTGATCTGAACGCAAGTCCAGAAGCGCGTTGGGAAGCTACCGTAGCTCTGCAGAAGCAACCACGTGACGCAAGCGCTTCGCGCATGCGTAACCGTTGCCGCCTGACTGGTCGTCCGCACGGCGTTTACCGCAAGTTCGGCCTTGGCCGTAACAAACTGCGTGAAGCGGCAATGCGTGGTGACGTTCCAGGTCTGGTTAAAGCCAGCTGGTAA
- the rplE gene encoding 50S ribosomal protein L5: MARLKEIYRKEIAPKLKEELKLSNVMEVPRVTKITLNMGLGEAIGDKKVIEHAVADLEKITGQKVVVTYARKSIAGFKVREGWPIGVKVTLRRERMYEFLDRLLSISLPRVRDFRGLNAKSFDGRGNYSMGVKEQIIFPEIDYDKIDALRGLDITLTTTAKNDDEGRALLRAFKFPFRN; encoded by the coding sequence ATGGCACGACTAAAAGAGATTTACCGGAAGGAAATCGCTCCGAAACTTAAGGAAGAACTTAAGCTTTCGAACGTGATGGAAGTTCCGCGCGTTACCAAAATCACCCTGAACATGGGTCTGGGCGAAGCGATCGGCGACAAAAAAGTCATCGAGCACGCTGTTGCTGACCTGGAAAAGATCACCGGCCAAAAAGTCGTTGTGACCTACGCTCGTAAATCCATCGCTGGCTTTAAAGTCCGTGAAGGATGGCCGATCGGCGTCAAAGTGACTCTGCGCCGTGAGCGTATGTACGAGTTCCTGGATCGTCTGCTGTCGATCTCCCTGCCTCGGGTTCGCGACTTCCGCGGCCTGAATGCCAAGTCCTTCGATGGTCGTGGTAACTACAGCATGGGCGTGAAAGAGCAGATCATTTTCCCGGAAATCGACTACGACAAGATCGATGCTCTCCGCGGTCTGGACATTACCCTGACCACCACTGCCAAGAACGATGACGAAGGCCGCGCTCTGCTGCGTGCTTTCAAATTCCCGTTCCGCAACTGA
- the rplX gene encoding 50S ribosomal protein L24 — MQKIRRDDEIIVIAGKDKGKRGKVLKVLADNRLVVGGLNLVKRHTKPNPMSGVQGGIVEKEAPLHASNVAIFNGETNKADRVGFKVEDGKKIRVFKSTQKAVDA, encoded by the coding sequence ATGCAAAAGATTCGTCGTGACGACGAGATCATCGTGATCGCCGGCAAAGACAAAGGTAAGCGCGGTAAGGTGCTGAAGGTTCTTGCTGACAACCGTCTGGTTGTTGGTGGTCTGAACCTGGTCAAGCGTCATACCAAGCCTAACCCGATGTCGGGCGTACAGGGCGGTATCGTCGAGAAAGAAGCGCCATTGCACGCTTCCAACGTCGCCATCTTCAATGGCGAAACCAACAAGGCTGACCGCGTTGGTTTCAAAGTAGAAGACGGTAAGAAAATTCGTGTCTTCAAGTCGACCCAAAAAGCGGTTGATGCTTGA
- the rplN gene encoding 50S ribosomal protein L14: MIQTQSMLDVADNSGARRVMCIKVLGGSHRRYAGIGDIIKVTVKEAIPRGKVKKGQVMTAVVVRTRHGVRRADGSIIRFDGNAAVLLNNKQEPIGTRIFGPVTRELRTEKFMKIVSLAPEVL, translated from the coding sequence ATGATTCAGACTCAATCCATGCTCGATGTGGCCGATAACAGCGGCGCTCGCCGTGTTATGTGCATCAAGGTGCTGGGTGGCTCCCATCGTCGTTACGCTGGTATCGGTGACATCATCAAAGTTACCGTGAAGGAAGCAATTCCTCGCGGTAAAGTGAAAAAAGGCCAAGTGATGACTGCTGTTGTAGTCCGCACTCGTCACGGCGTACGTCGTGCTGATGGCTCCATTATCCGCTTTGATGGCAACGCTGCTGTTCTTCTGAACAACAAGCAAGAGCCGATCGGCACCCGTATCTTTGGGCCAGTGACCCGTGAACTTCGTACTGAGAAGTTCATGAAGATCGTCTCGCTCGCCCCAGAAGTGCTGTAA
- the rpsQ gene encoding 30S ribosomal protein S17, with protein MAEAEKTVRTLTGRVVSDKMDKTITVLIERRVKHPIYGKYVKRSTKLHAHDETNQCHIGDKVTIRETRPMAKTKSWALVDVLERAVEV; from the coding sequence ATGGCTGAAGCCGAAAAAACTGTCCGTACGCTGACTGGCCGTGTTGTCAGCGACAAGATGGACAAAACCATCACCGTTCTGATCGAGCGTCGCGTTAAGCACCCGATCTACGGTAAATACGTTAAGCGTTCGACTAAGCTGCACGCGCACGACGAAACCAATCAGTGCCACATCGGCGACAAAGTCACTATTCGTGAAACTCGTCCGATGGCCAAGACCAAGTCTTGGGCGCTGGTTGATGTTCTCGAACGCGCTGTGGAAGTCTAA
- the rpmC gene encoding 50S ribosomal protein L29 yields MKANELREKSAQQLNEQLLGLLRDQFNLRMQKATGQLGQSHLLSQVKRDIARVKTVLNQQAGK; encoded by the coding sequence ATGAAAGCGAATGAACTTCGTGAAAAATCCGCACAGCAGCTGAACGAGCAACTGCTCGGCTTGCTGCGCGACCAGTTCAATCTGCGTATGCAGAAAGCAACTGGCCAGTTGGGGCAGTCTCATCTGCTCTCGCAAGTTAAGCGTGACATCGCTCGCGTGAAGACTGTGCTCAACCAGCAGGCAGGTAAGTGA
- the rplP gene encoding 50S ribosomal protein L16 — translation MLQPKRTKFRKQMTGHNRGLALRGSKVSFGEFALKSVARGRLTARQIESARRALTRHVKRGGKIWIRVFPDKPISKKPLEVRMGKGKGNVEYWVAQIQPGKVLYEIEGVSEELAREAFALAAAKLPLATSFVKRTVM, via the coding sequence ATGTTGCAACCAAAGCGTACGAAGTTCCGCAAGCAGATGACCGGCCACAACCGTGGTCTGGCGCTGCGCGGTAGCAAAGTCAGCTTCGGCGAGTTCGCGCTGAAGTCTGTTGCTCGTGGTCGTCTCACCGCTCGTCAGATCGAGTCAGCGCGTCGTGCTCTGACCCGTCACGTAAAACGTGGCGGCAAGATCTGGATCCGTGTATTCCCGGACAAGCCGATCTCCAAAAAACCTCTCGAGGTTCGTATGGGTAAAGGTAAGGGTAACGTGGAGTACTGGGTTGCCCAGATTCAGCCAGGTAAAGTCCTGTATGAAATCGAGGGTGTTTCTGAAGAGCTGGCGCGTGAGGCTTTCGCCCTGGCTGCTGCAAAGCTGCCGCTCGCCACCTCCTTTGTTAAACGGACGGTGATGTGA
- the rpsC gene encoding 30S ribosomal protein S3 yields the protein MGQKVHPIGIRLGIVKEHTSVWYADGRTYADYLFADLKVREYLQDKLKSASVSRIDIHRPAQTARITIHTARPGIVIGKKGEDVEKLRQDLTKQMGVPVHINIEEIRKPELDGMLVAQSVAQQLERRVMFRRAMKRAVQNAMRIGAKGIKIQVSGRLGGAEIARTEWYREGRVPLHTLRADIDYANYEAHTTYGVIGVKVWIFKGEVIGGRQEELKPQAPAPRKKAAK from the coding sequence ATGGGTCAGAAAGTACATCCCATTGGCATTCGCCTGGGAATCGTCAAGGAGCACACCTCCGTCTGGTACGCAGACGGTCGGACTTATGCGGACTACTTGTTCGCAGATCTGAAAGTGCGTGAGTATCTCCAAGACAAACTAAAAAGCGCGTCCGTAAGCCGTATCGATATCCATCGTCCGGCCCAAACTGCACGCATCACCATCCACACCGCTCGTCCAGGTATCGTTATCGGGAAGAAAGGTGAAGATGTTGAGAAACTGCGTCAGGACCTGACCAAGCAAATGGGTGTGCCTGTGCACATCAATATCGAAGAGATCCGCAAGCCGGAGCTCGACGGTATGCTGGTTGCGCAGAGCGTAGCTCAGCAGCTGGAGCGTCGTGTAATGTTCCGTCGCGCTATGAAGCGCGCAGTACAGAACGCCATGCGCATTGGTGCCAAAGGCATCAAAATCCAAGTGAGCGGTCGTCTCGGCGGTGCTGAAATCGCACGTACTGAATGGTATCGCGAAGGTCGTGTGCCACTGCACACCCTGCGTGCCGACATCGACTATGCCAACTACGAAGCTCACACCACCTACGGTGTGATCGGTGTAAAGGTTTGGATCTTCAAAGGCGAAGTAATTGGTGGTCGCCAAGAAGAGCTGAAGCCACAAGCACCAGCGCCTCGTAAAAAAGCTGCTAAGTAA
- the rplV gene encoding 50S ribosomal protein L22: protein MEVAAKLSGARISAQKARLVADQIRGKKVGEALNLLAFSSKKAAEIMKKVLESAVANAEHNEGADVDDLKVSTVFVNEGRSLKRIMPRAKGRADRIVKRSCHITVKVADK from the coding sequence ATGGAAGTAGCCGCTAAGTTGTCGGGCGCTCGAATCTCCGCCCAGAAAGCCCGCTTGGTCGCCGACCAGATCCGCGGGAAGAAGGTGGGCGAAGCGCTCAACCTGTTGGCTTTCAGCAGTAAGAAAGCCGCCGAGATCATGAAGAAAGTGCTGGAGTCGGCCGTAGCCAACGCCGAGCATAACGAAGGCGCAGACGTTGATGACCTGAAGGTCAGCACCGTTTTCGTCAACGAAGGGCGTTCGCTGAAGCGCATCATGCCACGTGCCAAAGGCCGTGCTGATCGCATCGTCAAGCGGTCTTGCCATATCACTGTCAAGGTTGCTGACAAGTAA
- the rpsS gene encoding 30S ribosomal protein S19 — MPRSLKKGPFIDLHLLKKIEVAAEKNDRKPIKTWSRRSMILPQMVGLTIAVHNGRQHVPVLVNEDMVGHKLGEFAGTRTYRGHVADKKAKR, encoded by the coding sequence GTGCCACGTTCTCTGAAAAAAGGTCCTTTTATTGATCTTCACCTACTGAAGAAGATCGAAGTGGCGGCGGAAAAGAACGATCGCAAACCAATTAAGACTTGGTCGCGTCGTTCGATGATCCTGCCACAAATGGTCGGTCTGACCATCGCAGTACACAACGGCCGTCAGCACGTCCCAGTTCTCGTGAACGAAGACATGGTTGGCCATAAACTGGGCGAGTTCGCCGGTACCCGCACTTATCGTGGGCACGTGGCTGACAAGAAAGCCAAGCGTTAA
- the rplB gene encoding 50S ribosomal protein L2 translates to MAIVKCKPTSPGRRFVVKVVNQELHKGAPHAPLLEKKSKTGGRNNNGRITTRHIGGGHKQHYRMVDFRRNDKDGIVATVERIEYDPNRTAHIALLCYADGERRYIIAPKGVSAGDQLIAGALAPIKPGNALQLRNIPVGSTVHGIELKPGKGAQIARSAGASAQLIAREGVYVTLRLRSGEMRKVLAECRATLGEVSNSEHSLRSLGKAGAKRWRGVRPTVRGVAMNPVDHPHGGGEGRTSGGRHPVSPWGFPTKGAKTRGNKRTDKMIVRRRK, encoded by the coding sequence ATGGCAATCGTTAAATGCAAACCGACTTCCCCTGGCCGCCGTTTTGTGGTCAAGGTGGTCAACCAGGAGCTGCATAAAGGCGCTCCTCACGCACCGCTGCTCGAGAAGAAATCGAAGACTGGTGGTCGTAACAACAATGGCCGTATTACCACTCGTCACATCGGTGGTGGTCATAAGCAGCATTACCGTATGGTCGATTTCCGTCGCAACGACAAAGATGGCATCGTCGCCACTGTCGAGCGTATCGAATACGATCCAAACCGTACTGCTCACATCGCACTGCTCTGCTACGCAGACGGCGAGCGCCGCTACATCATCGCCCCTAAAGGCGTGAGTGCTGGCGACCAGCTGATCGCAGGCGCTCTGGCTCCAATCAAGCCAGGCAACGCTCTGCAACTGCGCAACATTCCAGTCGGTTCTACCGTACACGGCATCGAATTGAAGCCAGGTAAAGGCGCACAGATCGCTCGTTCCGCTGGTGCTTCGGCTCAGTTGATCGCTCGTGAAGGCGTGTACGTTACCCTGCGTCTGCGTTCCGGTGAAATGCGTAAAGTCCTGGCTGAATGCCGTGCGACCCTGGGCGAAGTCTCGAACTCCGAGCACAGCCTGCGTTCGCTGGGTAAAGCTGGTGCCAAACGCTGGCGTGGCGTTCGCCCAACCGTTCGTGGTGTTGCCATGAACCCGGTTGACCACCCACATGGTGGTGGTGAAGGTCGTACCTCTGGTGGTCGTCATCCGGTATCGCCATGGGGCTTCCCGACTAAGGGCGCGAAGACTCGTGGTAATAAGCGTACCGACAAAATGATCGTCCGTCGTCGCAAGTAA
- the rplW gene encoding 50S ribosomal protein L23 encodes MNQERVFKVLLGPHVSEKATVLADKKGQFVFKVATDATKLEIKKAVESLFSVKVERVTTLNVLGKSKRTARGLGKRNDWKKAVISLQPGQDLDFSSSAE; translated from the coding sequence ATGAACCAGGAACGCGTATTTAAAGTTCTGCTTGGCCCGCACGTTTCCGAGAAGGCTACGGTTCTGGCAGACAAGAAAGGCCAGTTCGTTTTCAAGGTTGCTACTGATGCAACCAAGCTGGAAATCAAGAAGGCCGTCGAAAGCCTGTTCAGCGTGAAAGTAGAGCGCGTCACTACCCTGAACGTTCTGGGTAAGAGCAAGCGCACTGCTCGCGGTCTGGGCAAGCGTAATGACTGGAAGAAGGCAGTTATCTCCCTTCAGCCAGGCCAAGATCTCGATTTCAGCAGCAGTGCTGAGTAA
- the rplD gene encoding 50S ribosomal protein L4, protein MQLNVNDAQAIEVSELTFGGEFNETLVHQAVVAYMAGGRQGSKQQKTRSDVRGGGKRPWRQKGTGRARAGTIRSPIWRGGGTTFAARPQDHSQKLNKKMYRAAMRSILAELVRTDRLVVVQDFAVETPKTKDLLGKLNNMSLTDVLIVSDAVDQNLYLAARNLPHVDVRDVQGSDPVSLIAYDKVLITVSAVKKFEELLG, encoded by the coding sequence ATGCAATTAAATGTAAATGACGCTCAAGCGATCGAAGTTTCCGAACTGACATTTGGCGGCGAGTTCAACGAGACGCTGGTTCACCAAGCAGTCGTGGCCTACATGGCCGGCGGCCGTCAAGGTAGCAAGCAGCAAAAGACCCGTTCCGACGTTCGTGGTGGCGGCAAGCGCCCATGGCGTCAGAAAGGTACTGGCCGTGCTCGTGCCGGTACTATCCGTAGCCCAATCTGGCGTGGCGGCGGTACCACTTTCGCAGCTCGTCCACAGGATCACTCCCAGAAGCTGAACAAGAAGATGTATCGCGCAGCAATGCGTTCCATCCTTGCTGAGCTGGTGCGTACTGATCGTCTGGTCGTGGTTCAGGATTTCGCTGTTGAAACTCCGAAAACCAAAGATCTGCTGGGCAAACTGAACAACATGAGCCTGACCGACGTTCTGATCGTGTCGGACGCTGTTGATCAGAACCTGTACCTGGCTGCTCGTAACCTGCCACACGTAGATGTACGTGACGTGCAAGGTTCCGATCCAGTTAGTCTGATCGCATACGACAAGGTGTTGATCACCGTGTCGGCCGTGAAGAAATTCGAGGAGCTGCTGGGATGA
- the rplC gene encoding 50S ribosomal protein L3, producing MTIGVVGRKCGMTRIFTEEGVSIPVTVIEIEPNRVTQFKTEETDGYRAVQVTVGERRASRVTAAQAGHFAKANVAAGRTTMEFRLEEGEYQAGDLINAEIFAAGQLVDVTGQSKGKGFQGTIKRWNFRGQDNTHGNSVSHRVPGSIGQCQTPGRVFKGKKMSGHMGAERVTVQSLEVVRVDAERNLLLVKGAVPGATGGNLVVRPAAKARG from the coding sequence ATGACTATTGGTGTAGTCGGTCGTAAATGCGGTATGACCCGTATTTTCACCGAAGAAGGTGTCTCCATTCCGGTCACGGTCATTGAGATCGAGCCGAATCGCGTCACCCAGTTCAAAACTGAAGAGACCGATGGCTATCGTGCAGTGCAGGTCACTGTCGGCGAGCGTCGTGCTTCGCGTGTAACAGCAGCTCAAGCTGGCCACTTCGCTAAAGCGAACGTTGCCGCTGGTCGCACTACCATGGAATTCCGTCTTGAAGAAGGCGAGTACCAGGCTGGCGATCTGATCAACGCTGAAATCTTCGCCGCTGGTCAACTGGTTGATGTAACCGGTCAGTCCAAGGGTAAAGGCTTCCAGGGTACGATCAAGCGTTGGAATTTCCGCGGGCAAGATAACACCCACGGTAACTCCGTATCCCACCGCGTCCCAGGCTCTATCGGCCAGTGCCAGACTCCTGGTCGTGTATTCAAGGGCAAAAAAATGTCCGGTCATATGGGCGCTGAGCGCGTGACCGTGCAGTCCCTGGAAGTAGTGCGCGTGGACGCTGAACGCAATCTGTTGTTGGTCAAGGGCGCTGTTCCTGGCGCTACTGGCGGCAACCTGGTTGTACGTCCAGCAGCCAAGGCTCGCGGTTAA
- the rpsJ gene encoding 30S ribosomal protein S10: MQNQQIRIRLKAFDHRLIDQSTQEIVETAKRTGAQVRGPIPLPTRKERFTVLVSPHVNKDARDQYEIRTHKRVLDIVQPTDKTVDALMKLDLAAGVEVQISLG; this comes from the coding sequence ATGCAAAATCAGCAAATCCGTATCAGGTTGAAGGCTTTCGACCATCGCCTGATCGACCAATCAACCCAGGAAATCGTGGAAACCGCGAAACGTACTGGTGCTCAAGTGCGTGGTCCAATTCCACTGCCTACCCGTAAAGAGCGGTTCACCGTTCTGGTTTCCCCGCACGTCAACAAAGACGCGCGTGACCAGTACGAAATCCGCACTCATAAGCGCGTTCTGGACATCGTCCAGCCAACGGATAAAACCGTTGATGCTCTTATGAAGCTTGATCTTGCGGCCGGTGTGGAAGTGCAGATCAGCCTCGGCTAA
- the tuf gene encoding elongation factor Tu, protein MAKEKFDRSLPHVNVGTIGHVDHGKTTLTAALTRVCSEVFGSAIVDFDKIDSAPEEKARGITINTAHVEYNSKIRHYAHVDCPGHADYVKNMITGAAQMDGAILVCSAADGPMPQTREHILLSRQVGVPYIVVFLNKADLVDDAELLELVEMEVRDLLSTYDFPGDDTPIIIGSARMALEGKDDNEMGTTAVKKLVETLDAYIPEPVRMIDKPFLMPIEDVFSISGRGTVVTGRIERGIVRVQDPLEIVGLRDTTVTTCTGVEMFRKLLDEGRAGENCGVLLRGTKRDDVERGQVLVKPGSVKPHTKFTAEVYVLSKEEGGRHTPFFKGYRPQFYFRTTDVTGNCELPEGVEMVMPGDNIQMTVTLIKTIAMEDGLRFAIREGGRTVGAGVVAKIIE, encoded by the coding sequence GTGGCTAAAGAAAAATTTGATCGTTCCCTACCGCACGTCAACGTTGGCACCATTGGTCACGTTGACCACGGTAAAACCACTCTGACTGCTGCTCTGACTCGCGTCTGCTCCGAAGTTTTCGGTTCCGCAATCGTTGACTTCGACAAGATCGACAGCGCACCAGAAGAAAAAGCTCGCGGTATCACCATCAACACCGCACACGTTGAGTACAACTCGAAGATCCGTCACTACGCTCACGTTGACTGCCCAGGTCACGCTGACTACGTGAAGAACATGATCACCGGTGCTGCTCAAATGGACGGCGCTATTCTGGTTTGCTCGGCCGCTGATGGTCCGATGCCACAAACCCGTGAGCACATCCTGCTGTCCCGTCAGGTAGGCGTTCCGTACATCGTGGTTTTCCTGAACAAGGCTGACCTGGTAGACGACGCTGAGCTGCTGGAACTGGTTGAGATGGAAGTTCGCGACCTGCTGTCCACCTACGACTTCCCGGGCGATGACACTCCAATCATCATCGGTTCGGCTCGTATGGCGCTGGAAGGCAAAGACGACAACGAAATGGGCACTACCGCTGTTAAGAAGCTGGTAGAGACTCTGGATGCCTACATTCCAGAGCCAGTTCGTATGATCGACAAGCCGTTCCTGATGCCAATCGAAGACGTGTTCTCGATCTCGGGTCGCGGTACTGTTGTGACTGGTCGTATCGAGCGCGGTATCGTTCGCGTTCAGGATCCGCTGGAAATCGTTGGTCTGCGTGACACCACCGTTACTACTTGCACCGGTGTTGAAATGTTCCGCAAGCTGCTCGACGAAGGTCGTGCTGGCGAGAACTGCGGCGTTCTGCTGCGTGGCACCAAGCGTGACGACGTTGAGCGTGGCCAGGTTCTGGTTAAGCCGGGTTCGGTTAAGCCGCACACCAAGTTCACTGCAGAAGTTTATGTTCTGAGCAAGGAAGAAGGCGGTCGTCACACTCCGTTCTTCAAAGGCTACCGTCCACAGTTCTACTTCCGTACCACTGACGTGACTGGTAACTGCGAGCTGCCAGAAGGCGTTGAAATGGTAATGCCAGGTGACAACATTCAGATGACTGTTACCCTGATCAAAACCATCGCAATGGAAGACGGTCTGCGTTTCGCTATCCGTGAAGGCGGTCGTACCGTCGGCGCTGGCGTCGTAGCCAAAATCATCGAGTAA
- the fusA gene encoding elongation factor G, which yields MARTTPISRYRNIGIVAHVDAGKTTTTERVLFYTGKSHKMGEVHDGAATTDWMVQEQERGITITSAAITAFWKGSEKQYPHEHRFNVIDTPGHVDFTIEVERSLRVLDGAVVVFCGTSGVEPQSETVWRQANKYGVPRLVYVNKMDRAGANFLRVIGQIKQRLGHTPVPIQLAIGSEDNFQGQIDLINMQAVYWNDSDKGMVPVRKDIPAELQELAEEWRNNMVEAAAEANEELMNKYLEGEELSIEEIKAALRQRTIAGEIVLAVCGSSFKNKGVPLVLDAVIDFLPAPTDIPAIKGSNPDNEEEEMERHASDDEPFAALAFKIATDPFVGTLTFVRVYSGVLNSGDGVINSVKGKKERVGRMVQMHANAREEIKEVRAGDIAALIGMKDVTTGETLCNADKPIILVRMDFPEPVISVAVEPKTKDDQEKMGIALGKLAQEDPSFRVKTDEETGQTIISGMGELHLDILVDRMRREFNVEANIGKPQVSYRERITKNCEIEGKFVRQSGGRGQFGHCWIRFAPADEGQEGLQFVNEVVGGVVPKEYIPAIQKGIEEQMKNGVVAGYPLIGLKATVFDGSYHDVDSNEMAFKVAASMATKQLAQKGGGELLEPIMAVEVVTPEDYMGDVMGDLNRRRGMIQGMEDTVSGKVIRAEVPLGEMFGYATDVRSMSQGRASYSMEFKKYDTAPSHIVESVTKKQG from the coding sequence ATGGCTCGTACTACTCCGATTAGCCGCTACCGTAACATCGGTATCGTCGCTCACGTGGATGCTGGTAAAACCACCACCACCGAGCGCGTCCTTTTTTACACCGGCAAAAGTCACAAAATGGGCGAGGTGCATGATGGCGCCGCGACCACAGACTGGATGGTGCAGGAGCAGGAGCGTGGTATTACCATTACTTCTGCTGCAATCACCGCCTTCTGGAAAGGTTCCGAGAAGCAGTACCCGCATGAGCACCGCTTCAACGTAATCGATACCCCGGGTCACGTAGACTTCACCATTGAAGTTGAGCGCTCCCTGCGCGTACTCGACGGCGCTGTCGTTGTGTTCTGTGGTACTTCGGGTGTTGAGCCGCAGTCGGAAACCGTATGGCGTCAAGCCAACAAATACGGCGTTCCACGTCTTGTTTACGTAAACAAGATGGACCGTGCTGGTGCCAACTTCCTGCGCGTGATCGGTCAGATCAAACAGCGTCTGGGTCACACTCCGGTGCCGATCCAGTTGGCTATCGGTTCCGAAGACAACTTCCAGGGTCAGATCGATCTGATCAACATGCAAGCTGTCTACTGGAACGACTCTGACAAAGGTATGGTCCCTGTTCGCAAGGACATTCCTGCCGAGCTCCAAGAGCTGGCTGAAGAGTGGCGCAACAACATGGTTGAGGCTGCTGCCGAAGCCAACGAAGAGCTGATGAACAAGTACCTGGAAGGCGAAGAGCTGTCGATCGAAGAGATCAAAGCTGCTTTGCGTCAGCGTACTATCGCCGGCGAAATCGTTCTGGCTGTTTGCGGTTCTTCGTTCAAGAACAAGGGCGTTCCCCTGGTTCTCGATGCCGTTATCGACTTCCTGCCTGCTCCTACCGACATTCCTGCTATCAAGGGTTCCAACCCTGATAACGAGGAAGAGGAAATGGAGCGTCATGCAAGTGATGACGAGCCGTTTGCTGCTCTGGCGTTCAAAATCGCTACCGACCCATTCGTGGGTACTTTGACCTTCGTCCGCGTTTACTCGGGCGTGTTGAACTCCGGCGACGGCGTGATCAACTCGGTTAAAGGCAAGAAAGAGCGCGTGGGTCGTATGGTGCAAATGCACGCAAACGCCCGTGAAGAGATCAAGGAAGTGCGCGCTGGCGACATCGCGGCCCTGATCGGCATGAAGGACGTCACCACTGGTGAAACCCTCTGCAACGCTGACAAGCCAATCATCCTGGTTCGTATGGACTTCCCGGAGCCGGTTATTTCGGTTGCCGTAGAGCCTAAGACCAAGGATGACCAGGAAAAAATGGGTATCGCTCTGGGCAAACTGGCTCAGGAAGACCCGTCTTTCCGCGTTAAGACTGATGAAGAGACTGGTCAAACGATCATCTCCGGCATGGGCGAGCTGCACCTGGACATCCTGGTTGACCGGATGCGCCGTGAGTTCAACGTCGAAGCCAACATCGGTAAGCCTCAGGTTTCCTATCGTGAGCGCATCACGAAGAACTGCGAAATCGAAGGCAAGTTCGTTCGTCAGTCCGGCGGTCGTGGCCAGTTCGGTCACTGCTGGATCCGTTTTGCTCCTGCTGACGAAGGTCAGGAAGGTCTGCAATTCGTGAACGAAGTTGTAGGTGGTGTGGTTCCTAAGGAATACATCCCGGCTATCCAGAAGGGTATCGAAGAGCAGATGAAGAACGGCGTTGTTGCCGGCTATCCGCTGATCGGCCTGAAGGCTACCGTGTTCGATGGTTCTTACCACGACGTCGACTCCAACGAGATGGCGTTTAAAGTGGCTGCCTCCATGGCGACCAAGCAACTGGCCCAGAAGGGCGGTGGTGAGTTGCTCGAGCCGATCATGGCGGTAGAGGTTGTTACGCCTGAAGACTATATGGGTGATGTGATGGGCGACCTTAACCGTCGTCGCGGCATGATCCAGGGTATGGAAGACACAGTGTCCGGCAAGGTTATCCGTGCCGAGGTTCCACTGGGTGAGATGTTCGGTTATGCGACCGACGTTCGTTCCATGTCCCAGGGTCGCGCAAGCTACTCTATGGAATTCAAAAAATACGATACGGCTCCGTCGCACATCGTCGAATCCGTAACCAAAAAACAAGGCTGA